The Primulina eburnea isolate SZY01 unplaced genomic scaffold, ASM2296580v1 ctg55_ERROPOS1863358, whole genome shotgun sequence genome includes the window TAATTTTATGGAGAACTACATGGATTTGTTTTGTTTAAGTGTAACTCATATCTCatacttctttttttttccctGGTGTCTAGTGTGTTGACAAACCTATTATCTGGTAATGGATCCCACTGAACAAGACGGAAATGGAAATACAGAATCTCTaccaccacctcctcctatTCCTGCAAATGTCACTCCATTCATTGCTGAACCGGGACCAGCGTTGAACAAGGTTATACGTCATCCAATGGCCAGACCTAGCCGGGGAAGTAGAGGAAATAAAGTTCCTATTCTGACCAACCACTTCAAAGTGAATGTCAAAAGCATTGATGGCTACTTCTTTCACTACAGTGTATGTCTACTGATATTTATTTGTCTTTCCAGTTTCGATTTATTTCTTCTCTCACTCTTATAACATGCCAACCCTCATGTCGCATTTTCAATGTGTAGGTTGCTCTTTTCTATGAGGATGGACGTCCTGTTGATGGTAAAGGTGTTGGTCGGAAGCTACTTGACCGAGTTCAGGAGACATACGATTCAGAGTTGGCTGGTAAGGTGTTTGCTTATGATGGAGAGAAGAGTCTCTTCACTGTTGGTCCACTTCCGAGGAACAAGCTTGAGTTTACTGTTGTGCTTGATGATGTGACTCCAAGTCGGTATGTGTAATATCTTGTTTTGTATATAGTTTCCTTCTGTATTTTATCATGTCTCTTTATGTCTGTCGGTTGCTTGCACCCAGGAACAACGGAAATGCCAGCCCTGGAGGGCATGAAAGCCCCAATGAATGTGACAGGAAGAGGATCAGGCGGCCGTACCATTCGAAAACCTTTAAAGTGGAGATTAGTTTTGCGGCCAAAATTCCTATGCAGGCCATAGGGAATGCTTTACGTGGCCAGGAATCTGAAAATTCACAAGAAGCCTTGCGGGTTTTGGATATTGTTTTGAGACAACATGCAGCAAGGCAGTAAGTCTTGAATGGTTATACGAATCTAATTGAATATATTATTTACCTTACCGTGTGCTTGTTGTCAGGGGTTGCCTGTTGGTTCGTCAATCTTTTTTTCACAATGATCCTAGTAACTTTGCTCCCGTGGGAGGTGGTGTTCTGGGTTGCAGAGGATTTCATTCAAGCTTCCGAACCACCCAGAGCGGCTTATCTTTGAACATAGGTACTAGCTGTGACTGCCTTGCCGTTCTGAAAGGAAATgccattgatttcaaattttccGTAATTAATTGTAACCCATGGCTGGTCGTCATTTCTGTACCTTCAGATGTGTCTACGACCATGATCATCCAACCTGGGCCTCTGGTGGATTTTCTCATTGAAAACCAAAATGCGAAAGATCCCTTCTCCCTTGACTGGGCAAAGGTAAGGACAACCTTTATAATTGATTTTACATTTGGACTGATATCGACTATATTGAAGTCAAGCAATTGATTTTGTTACCTAACCttttcatgataaaaaaaaactagGCGAAACGTACACTTAAGAATTTGAGGGTGAAGACTGTTCCCACTAACCAAGAGTACAAAATCACTGGTTTGAGTGAGAAGCCTTGCAGGGAGCAAACGTATGCTTCCCCATTCTACTAAATTCTTCACCATATTTTTGGAACTATCCGGTTCCTGTCTATCGAAGTTTCCTTCCTCGATTTTTGCATCCTGCACATGAATTTAATGCATTTACTATCTAAATTCTTCTAGGTTCACGTTGAAGTCAAAAGCCAGGGATAAAGATGGTGAACCTGAGACAACAGATGTGACTGTCTATGACTACTTTGTTAACCACAGGAACATTGATTTGCGTTATTCTGCTGATTTGCCTTGCATTAACGTCGGAAAGCCAAAACGCCCGACGTACATCCCAGTTGAGGTGCAGCTATCTATCATCCATCTATTATTGGGAAAAACCATTTTGTAACAGTTCATTCTTGACCTACTCTGTTTTTTTGTGTTAGCTTTGTTCCTTAGTGTCATTGCAACGTTACACAAAAGCCCTGACCTCCTTTCAAAGAGCTTCTCTCGTGGAAAAATCACGGCAGAAGCCACAAGAGAGGATGTCGGTTCTGAGTAATGTAAGTTTCTTCCTTTCAAAAAGCTCTATAAGATGTCATGAATGCTCAGCTGCGTTTTGGTTGTGGCAGGCTTTGAAGACCAACAATTATGATTCAGAACCGATGCTTCGTTCCAGCGGTGTTTCAATTTCAAGTGGCTTTACTCAGGTTGAAGGGCGTATTCTTCCACCTCCCAAGGTTGTACGtttaaatatatgaaattaCCGATATCCAGTTTGATTACTGAAATAAACATCTGTTGATTTGGACATTGGTTTGCTATGCTTGGTATAAAAAATGCTGGTACTGACCATGTTTACATGTGATTGCAGCTGAAAGTCGGTAATGGTGAAGAGTTGTTTACTCGCAATGGAAAGTGGAATTTTAATAATAAGGTCTACCACGTCTTTTTAAGGACGTTGAATGTTCTTTTCATATCACTGTTCCTTAAAGAGTGTCCATATGTTTGAACAGAGATTTATTGATGCGAGTAAGATAGAACGCTGGGCTGTTGTGAACTTCTCAGCGCGCTGTGACGTTCGTGGcctgatcagagatatgaccagAATTGGCGAAATGAAAGGAATTGTGAGTTCTATTCACATCCTTTTGAACACAATAGTTTCTGCAACAAATTATTTGTTTATTCTTTTAATTTGCGTGCAGAAAGTGGAAGCTCCGTTTGAtgtttttgaagaaaattcacaGTTCCGACGTGCTCCACCCCTTGTCAGGGTGGAGAAAATGTTGGAAGAGGTGCAGTCAAAGCTTCCTGGCCAACCGAAGTTCCTTCTCTGCTTGATTCCAGAGCGGAAAAACTGTGATATCTATGGTGTGTTTGGATAATTTTCTGTAAACTTTATCTTAAATCATATGTCTAAGACTATTCTGAcacattctaaaatttttaaGGCCCATGGAAACGGAAAAATTTGTCAGAATTTGGAATTGTTACTCAGTGTCTCTGCCCCATGCGAGTAAATGACCAGTATCTAACAAATCTATTGCTAAAGATAAACGCTAAGGTTGACGTTCCAAATTATTATGTGATCATGATCTTAAGTTTCACTTTATAATCTTTCTTAGATTTATCTTCTTGACTCGATTACTTTTTGGCAGCTCGGTGGTTTGAACACTAGTTTGGCTGGTGAGATATCATCATCTCTTCCAATGGTATCTAAAATTCCCACTCTGATTCTGGGCATGGATGTATCACATGGCTCACCTGGCCAGTCTGATATCCCATCTATTGCCGCGGTTAAGTACTCTTTGATTCATTTTACATACCTCAATTTCTCACTTTTTCTGTTTTATAGTCTTTGAACTTGTGATTATTTCTGGATACAAAATTATTTTCCTCGATGCCCTTGCAAAACCAAGCAAGAACTATGACCATGtttgttttcatttttgaaaAGAATTTTCCATTGAAAAAACAAACACAAACACTAGTATttcaatattaattttcatttctaAAAACTCATTTTCACGTATCCTATGATAATTGATAATTATAACTTTTAGTTCAAAATTTCACTCCATCCCAGCAATACcttattataattttatattttcacTCTATAtaacatatttttaatattttcaacaTCACACACTATTAAAATACCAGTGAGCATTTGCTATTACAGCATCACTCATATAGTGATTCATTTGACATCAAATACTAGTAGCATGATCTAGCCTCTACAGTGAATTGTATCTGCTTCTATGAACACAGCGAAGACATGTATCATACCCCGACTCATTTTCTATTATTTATTTTCCCTAAACAAATGTCTGAAAAGGCAAAAGTGAAACCAGACAGTGACAGACCTTGTATTTTCCTTTAGTGATATTGACTTCCAATGCTGACCTTGTTTCCAAGAATTCTTTAGGTTGTTAGCTCGAGGCAATGGCCTTCAGTTTCTCGTTATAGAGCATGTGTTCGCACTCAATCTCGAAAAGTTGAAATGATAGATTCCCTATTCAAGCGTGTGTCAGACACTGAAGATGAAGGCATAATCAGGTGAGGCTTATGATCTATCTGAATGTGAAAAACCAGACCTTTTCTGTATATCgggattttgaaaattttatttctctACACATCCCTCACAGTTCTTCCCTCTTCCCAAATTTTTTTGTTGACTGATTGCTAGTTGTGCCTTACTGCTAAGCAGTTGTAAAAGCACTGTCAATTCATTGTGATTTGATGATTTCGCATTACATTTTGCAAAAGAGCCAAGGCCATGTCACCTTTTTGTATACTGATCACGGCAATCTGAAAGAATGACAATTTTGAACACAGATAACTAAGATCTGTAACTTTAGTTGTGGTTTTCTTCAATTGCAGAGAGCTTCTGGTGGATTACTACATCAGCTCTGGGAAAAGGAAGCCTGACCAAATTATCATATTCAGGTAGTGCTTCAAGTCTTTTCTTCTTGGCAAACAGAAACAAATTGAcctgaaaatattaaataatgaaTCAAACTGGCTTAATTTGTGCAAAATTTACAGAGATGGTGTCAGTGAATCACagttcaatcaagtcctaaacATCGAGCTTAACCAAATTATTGAGGTTTCTGTTCCGTTACAATGGCCAAATAAACATTTTGTTTTTTTGATTTTCTGTTAAAGAAAATAACCAGGTGTGGAAATCTTCCTTTTTCTGCAGGCATGCAAGTTTCTTGACGAGAAATGGTCTCCCAAATTTGTGGTAATTGTTGCACAGAAAAATCATCACACTAAGTTTTTCCAGCCAAATTCTCCAGAGAATGTTCCGCCTGGTAGTTCATTTTTTGCCTTGAGGTTTCTGTTGTTTAGGGGATGCAATTTCCTGAATTTCCTAAAGAAGTGGTGGAGGATTTGAATTGGCCTGTTCTTTTCATTGTCCTGAATATGCAGGGACGGTGATTGATAACACAATTTGTCATCCCAAGAACTATGATTTTTACTTGTGCGCACATGCTGGAATGATCGTAAGCATTTTCAGTTCTCTGCTATCTTTCTCCAAGCCATACGTTGTTTAATTCCTAAAGTAGTTTCATGACTGGAATTGGTATAATAAAATGATCTTAATCGTGTGTGGCCTAAATAAGTATTTGGACAAGATTTGGAAATGGATTCACTTGTGCTTTCAGTTTCCCATGGAGTTAGGTTCATCAGAATGTACTTATTTGTTCGAGTGAATACTTGCAGGGTACGACTAGACCAACCCACTATCATGTTCTATTAGATCAGATTGGTTTCTCCGCCGACGATTTGCAGGAACTTGTTCACTCCTTGTCCTACGTGTAAGTAGACTGTCCTTGACAAAAAATAGTTGACTCCTCAAAACTGCTAGTGTCCAGTatgttttctaattttttttatcatctgTACTCCAGGTACCAGCGTAGCACAACTGCTATATCTGTTGGTAACTActcaataattaatatattcCTCTCGTTTTTTCCGTTTAACCTTCATTCATTCTTTGTCATACCAATTCATCATATTTTCTAAGCTTCCATATTCTTAGATAAATTTTTTCTTCTAATCTTCTGTAGTCGCCCCCATATGCTATGCGCACTTGGCAGCCTCCCAGCTGGGGACATGGATGAAGTTTGAAGAAATGTCAGAGACATCTTCTAGTCACAATGGTGGTTCTGCTCCAGCTGTTCCACCTATGCCTAAGCTACAAGAGAACGTTCGCAACTCAATGTTTTTTGTATGAAGTCATTCTCTGTGGATACTTGGTAACAATCATAGCAGTATCTTTGGACCAAGTTTATCATGTAGTTTCTAGCTCCGACTCAGGTTAATGTTATGGTTTGCTGTGCCACGCAGTTGCTAACTTATAGTCTGGTTTATGTATGTTATGTTCCTTCTTTTGTTCAAAACAAGCAACTAGTTATGCGTTTTCCCTTGTATGTCACCTAGGTTGTCCTTGTATTACTGTGTTCTGGGGATGATCTCTATTTTTATCCCCGACTTGTCAAAAGTCATCTTAGTcttataattttgttttttctgATTTTGGTATTATTTCGTAATCGTGCTTACATGACAGCATAGAATGATAATGTTAATGTGTTACATCAACGGAAGACTAAAAGTTAAccaaaagaaaaacaaagatagataattaaattcaattttgACGAGTTAAATAACAAAGAGAATTCCTTGCAATGTACGAGACTGAAATATCATTCTTTCTCTATTCTTTAAACCATAAAACCACTTTCCAAAAGCTAGACAGCATTCTAAACATATGCAGATCCTTGAAGTGGAATGTGTGTGTTCTCAGGTAAGGTGTTCGGTGGATTTGTATCTTTTAGAGTGTCGATAATTCCAATCGGGTAAATTGCATTTACGATCTTTGTGAAATAGCAAAAAACACTAAACTCTTATTTAAAATTAACGTTCTTTTAAATTCcgtgttttaaaaaattatgtaCGTTTATTTGTCCCATGGGCTTGGGTTTTTAGATTGGATTTTTATAAACACGGGATTTTAAAAGTtcgttaattttaaatttttttgggtaTGTGGTCGTTTGGATTTTCTGTGCTTTGGCTATTGGCCGGTTGGTTCTAATTTTCACCGCAGGACCGAATGTTGGATTCAAATTACTAACTTAAATGCTATAAAATGTCTGAAAGTTAGCGATacacattattttttaaaaatagaagTAAATGCCATATCCCAAAAAtacaattttcgtaaaaaatTTAATGAAAGTTTTTATAATTGAATATTTTCCGCATTTAGATTGGCCACGTTACGTTACAACGAGTGCACCAACTCCTTTCATTTGCTGGAGACGTTTTATTTTCCCTAACCAATCTGCCAGGTGATATGGGCTCCTCGAtcaaatacatattttttaatCATGATGTTAACTAGAAGCCTTTTTCCACACATTATGATTATATAACCCTTTTTTGGCAGCACAAATATCGCACCAAGTTTCTCAGGCCCCATGCCATCACTAAAGATATGGCCATACACATGCCATAGACCCTCAAAAGTGCTAGCACTACTTTGATTCAAATCCACATGTTGGAGCAACACAAGAACACAAGTACTTTAACTAACACTAACTTTTCCTGAAGAGTATTATCATACATTACAAGTATCCCATTCGAACGTGGGCCGCGAAAACACCTCATAATCTAGGGATCCATGAATTACATTGTGAACACTCTGTATATCTTGCAATACAGCAGGTTGAAACACATCGTGATCATAAGGCAAAAGCTTGTACATTATCAATAATCCGAGTGAATATGGCCTGAAGCTTTGTGGAGTCTCCACGAACTGAAAAGAACAATAGCATTGACAGAAGGAACAAGTCGACACAAAACCTCATGATATAGAGTACAGTATACATCAACCTTCCATCGTTTCCAGCAGGAAAGCCTCGAACTCTGTACACAAATAGGAAGTTGTATTTGTCGACTACGTATCTATATCCAAAATAAACTGCACCAACTGGAACTGCGAGGGGGGAGAATGACGAATAAATGAGGGTCAGGGCgaagattgtgagattaaagGCATAGTATTGTGCGAAATCAAATGGTTGTTTGGGAACTGGAGATGTCTGACTCCTGACTGGAGGGTACTCAGACAGATCATGGCCGGAAAAATGTGTTGTCGTTGGAGAGGAACCATCTGAGAATGTGTTTTCACCAACCACGACCTCGGATATTCGTTCACCTAGAAGGGGTCTCTGCAGGTCTATGTCTTGTTGCAAGGGATAATCTTCTACTCTCTCGGGTACCAACTGTAGCATGTCATTCTTTTGAAACTTCCGAAGATTATTTTTAATCCACGGTATTGGAGACAGTAGGTCAAAAGATATACCCAAGAAAGTGCTTGTAATGAGAAATGCAAGACAGGAGAGGCATGATTTCGACAAGAAAGAAGAACTCAGATATTGTTCAATCCGTTTGCAATCTTCTCCATCCAAATAACACCTGCTCATTTTTAAAATAGCACTTTCTAAAGATGACTCAACCAAAGCCCTCAAGAGAATGAGGTTCACCAGAAAAAAGCACACCATCTTTAACAATGCAGCCCTTTGCTCGCTAGACACAGTAAGATGACGTTCAAACTTTGAAAGGTATGAAAGAGCAGATGGAATCACCAGATACATACTCACAAAAATGATAAGATTGGGCAGAAACTGAAAAAGTACGGCTATCACCCAGCTCGAGCTCTGCAACCATGTCAACCACAGCTGAGCATTATCTATTGCTTCTGCATTAATAATTCTAGCTGCACTCTTTATGGCACTAATAATGGCGAGTGGAGAACTGAAAAACAAAAGCAGCAACAGCAGGAAAGTATTTACAATCACTCTCCGCAGTTTTAGAGAAAATTTTGAGGATCCCAAATGGTTCCAGTATATGTCACTTGCCAATGGAGCTCTCTCCACTTTCCATTTACTCCTTTGGAGTTGCAACTCTGTCAATGAGAAGAACCTCCCAAACCGCATCCTCTTTTCGGTCCGAAAATCCTGCACCACCTTATTAGCAGTGTAAACATCTTTGAATACCACAAATGCAACCCCAGCACCCATTGCTCGTCCCTCTTTATACACTGCCAGTTCCATCTCCATTTGAGCTCTCGACTCTTGCAACTTCCTTAACCTATCCTCATCTGAAAAACCCAAATCATCAACCACCTTGTACCACAAATCCTTTGCTCTCCTCAAAAGCAACTGAAACCTCTCCAGAAAACTCCTTTTCTCCCTTCCATCATCAACATAATCACTCTCATTTGTCAAGCCCTTGGCCTCAATTGTTGCAACCAACTTGGATATTTTCTCCCTCACCCTCGTTAAATCTGTAGCTAAATCATCCAAAGCACATAAATCCATTGGTACAACCAATTTATAAATCTTCCCAGGGTACTTGTGCTGAAAATACTCCAGTAATGGAGTGTCATTAAAACCTAGAGTTTTTGGAACCCCATGAACCATGATCGTAAAAATTGCACTTGAATGTGAGCTAGGATCATTTGGATTTCCATTCCCATCTCTAAACCTGGTTATTCTCAACCTACTTTCAATCGCATTAATACCATAATGCACCAAAAAAACAAGGAGAACGACAAAAATGAAATGCAACCAAAGTAAATTAGAACCTTTGACAATATGATTTATCGTAGTCTTCGAAAATTCATCAGAAATAGGAGCTCTACCCAAACAAATATTCACAGGCAGCATAACCACGACAGCAAGTGCCGCAAGAAAGAGGAGAATACCGAAGCTGCCCCCTTCAATTAGGAGAAACTGGGCGGCATCAGCACCACAGTGATGCGAAATCTCCAAGCTGGTGGCGTGCCACACAGCAAGAAGCTTGGAGGCTATGGCGGTGGATCCCGGCAGGCTGCGGTGATCGACGCGCAGCTTGACGAAGACAAATATCAATAGGCAGGTGATGGCGCCAACAGCCGAGATATTGAGCAAGTATTGCATGTTCCCGTACCAAGCGTTGTCGAAAGCTCCGTCTCCATCTCCGGGAGAAGGCGGCGGGGAGACGGTTGTGGGGGAAAACAGACGTGGATCCATGTGATTGACTTCcggaaaaaaatttataatttattaatcgAATTCAACAGCAAAGGGATTTGGTGTATGGAAATCGGGTGATCGGTATTCAATAActgaaatttgatttttccCATCGGGTGATCGGTAAGGGTTTATACTTCGGAGAGCCAACGACCCTCCCTCTCCTTTTAACGTTTCCCTCATCATATTTAACACTTGAAGTTTAACCAACACTAATGCATCTATACTATAACATAAAATTGATTTTGCATGCATCCATAATTTTATCACATCTTATAATGAtacttatatttataataagacaaaaatttgtgtgagacagtctcacagatcgtattttgtgatacatatctcttatttggatcgtccatgaaaaattattactttttatgctaagagtattatttttttattgtgaatatcgataaagttgactcgtttcacagataaaaattcgtgaaaccgtATCACAATAGACCTAATCTTATAATAAATGTCATTAAGatcaataataaatattatattaatatctaataaaaaataaaagtttatcatgtttatataaTTATGTTACGTGTAAAGAAATactaatatatataattgtatttattttataaaaatatttagtaaatttgatttggattgaatttttttattgaatgtCAAAATATTCAACTTGACTGTTTTCTAAAGCTTAAAAATTATCTATACTATTTGTTAAGTATAAATGGGAGCTTTCACCATGTAATCACCcgatttaattatatgttatttggcgataattaagattaattattttaaattgaggaatttaaaataattaaaccaaataattaaattgtgtgtttatgcatattttattttattttacacatCAATTACCAACTGATAATATGCGAGTCagcatataatatcacataaatcagcaaatagcaaataaatcatacacAGTATCATCAATTTCTGAATAAAGCTTAATATATATGTCAAAATAAAGCTTATGATACAGAGACCTAAAGCCCTTAGTCAATTTCTGAATTCCGGCAACGCACAACTGCGATTCAACGGTGAAGTCGACGGCGGGTTTGACGAAAAGTGTCGAGAAATACTTCAATATGGGTACCAAAACGTAGCTctcgtcgagagctttccaacCATATATTTACTTTAATTTTTCGGCGACTGGTGACCGAGATATGGGCGGTCAAAGCGAACGAAAAGTTTGAAGAAATGAAGGACAGATGTTCGGAACACGCGCGGTTTCCAAGGAAGatgattatcattattattattatttcttattatatatatatatatatttcatattatatatatatatatgtttatctTTTATCTTTTTGGTTCGAAATTTGGCCCggtctattttatttcaactcTTGTGtgctataaaatttaaatatgcataaacacacaatttaattatttggcttaattattttaaattcctcaatttaaaataattaatcttaattatcgccaaataacatataattaaatcgggtaattacatttctccccttctaacaaaagatttcgtcctcgaaatcaaaacacacaacacaccttATATACAACATAGTCAAACATCTACCACTGATAGTACATAGGAAAGTCAGAGTACATGGAATGATTTGTGACAGTTTCAAACAAGTGAGGCCATTCTTGACGCATTTTAGCCTCCAATTCCCATGTAGCCTCCTCAGTCCCATGTCTACTCCACTGTACCATAACCAGTGGAATCGTCTTATTTCGAAGTTGAGTATATCCTTCCGATTAAGAATCTGTATAGGATACTCAACATAGCTAAGAGAATTGTCCAACTCCACATCCTCGGGTCTCAGAAAATGagatggatctggttcatacTTCCGcggcatagatacatgaaacacatcatgaatagcaGACAAACTCTGCGGCAAGTCCAATCTATAAGCTAATAAACCGATCCTCTCAACAATAGTATACGGTCCAACATAACGTGGAGCTAACTTCTCTTTTCGCCCAAATCTCATTGTTCCACGAAACGGTGAAACTTTCAAGAAAActtgatcgccaacctcaaattCTAAAGGTCTACGTCTTTTATTTGCGTAGCTAGCTTGACGATCCTGAGATGCATTCATCCTTTTTCTAATCAAATTTATCTTTTCATTCATTTCTTCAACAAACTCAGGTTGTGCCAATggtttttctccaacttcattCCAACATACGGGAGATCGACACCTTc containing:
- the LOC140821390 gene encoding protein argonaute 4-like translates to MDPTEQDGNGNTESLPPPPPIPANVTPFIAEPGPALNKVIRHPMARPSRGSRGNKVPILTNHFKVNVKSIDGYFFHYSVALFYEDGRPVDGKGVGRKLLDRVQETYDSELAGKVFAYDGEKSLFTVGPLPRNKLEFTVVLDDVTPSRNNGNASPGGHESPNECDRKRIRRPYHSKTFKVEISFAAKIPMQAIGNALRGQESENSQEALRVLDIVLRQHAARQGCLLVRQSFFHNDPSNFAPVGGGVLGCRGFHSSFRTTQSGLSLNIDVSTTMIIQPGPLVDFLIENQNAKDPFSLDWAKAKRTLKNLRVKTVPTNQEYKITGLSEKPCREQTFTLKSKARDKDGEPETTDVTVYDYFVNHRNIDLRYSADLPCINVGKPKRPTYIPVELCSLVSLQRYTKALTSFQRASLVEKSRQKPQERMSVLSNALKTNNYDSEPMLRSSGVSISSGFTQVEGRILPPPKLKVGNGEELFTRNGKWNFNNKRFIDASKIERWAVVNFSARCDVRGLIRDMTRIGEMKGIKVEAPFDVFEENSQFRRAPPLVRVEKMLEEVQSKLPGQPKFLLCLIPERKNCDIYGPWKRKNLSEFGIVTQCLCPMRVNDQYLTNLLLKINAKLGGLNTSLAGEISSSLPMVSKIPTLILGMDVSHGSPGQSDIPSIAAVVSSRQWPSVSRYRACVRTQSRKVEMIDSLFKRVSDTEDEGIIRELLVDYYISSGKRKPDQIIIFRDGVSESQFNQVLNIELNQIIEACKFLDEKWSPKFVVIVAQKNHHTKFFQPNSPENVPPGTVIDNTICHPKNYDFYLCAHAGMIGTTRPTHYHVLLDQIGFSADDLQELVHSLSYVYQRSTTAISVVAPICYAHLAASQLGTWMKFEEMSETSSSHNGGSAPAVPPMPKLQENVRNSMFFV
- the LOC140821395 gene encoding LOW QUALITY PROTEIN: CSC1-like protein At4g35870 (The sequence of the model RefSeq protein was modified relative to this genomic sequence to represent the inferred CDS: inserted 2 bases in 1 codon), with the translated sequence MDPRLFSPTTVSPPPSPGDGDGAFDNAWYGNMQYLLNISAVGAITCLLIFVFVKLRVDHRSLPGSTAIASKLLAVWHATSLEISHHCGADAAQFLLIEGGSFGILLFLAALAVVVMLPVNICLGRAPISDEFSKTTINHIVKGSNLLWLHFIFVVLLVFLVHYGINAIESRLRITRFRDGNGNPNDPSSHSSAIFTIMVHGVPKTLGFNDTPLLEYFQHKYPGKIYKLVVPMDLCALDDLATDLTRVREKISKLVATIEAKGLTNESDYVDDGREKRSFLERFQLLLRRAKDLWYKVVDDLGFSDEDRLRKLQESRAQMEMELAVYKEGRAMGAGVAFVVFKDVYTANKVVQDFRTEKRMRFGRFFSLTELQLQRSKWKVERAPLASDIYWNHLGSSKFSLKLRRVIVNTFLLLLLLFFSSPLAIISAIKSAARIINAEAIDNAQLWLTWLQSSSWVIAVLFQFLPNLIIFVSMYLVIPSALSYLSKFERHLTVSSEQRAALLKMVCFFLVNLILLRALVESSLESAILKMSRCYLDGEDCKRIEQYLSSSFLSKSCLSCLAFLITSTFLGISFDLLSPIPWIKNNLRKFQKNDMLQLVPERVEDYPLQQDIDLQRPLLGERISEVVVGENTFSDGSSPTTTHFSGHDLSEYPPVRSQTSPVPKQPFDFAQYYAFNLTIFALTLIYSSFSPLAVPVGAVYFGYRYVVDKYNFLFVYRVRGFPAGNDGRLMYTVLYIMRFCVDLFLLSMLLFFSVRGDSTKLQAIFTXGLLIMYKLLPYDHDVFQPAVLQDIQSVHNVIHGSLDYEVFSRPTFEWDTCNV